The following are encoded together in the Candidatus Binatia bacterium genome:
- a CDS encoding farnesyl diphosphate synthase encodes MSSFDIQDYLKKRSALIDRSLDRYLKESKQHPQTIHQAMRYGLFSGGKRLRPILTLAAGEMFGGEHKALLPFACALEMIHTYSIIHDDLPALDDDDFRRGAPASHKKFGEGIALLAGDALLTEAFDLMTRPRVVRSVEPGLILELIHEIAHAAGVGGMVGGQAVDLEAEGKEIDLATVERIHALKTGALILTPVRIGAIIAGAKPKDLLRVTRYAKFLGLAFQIADDIMDVADHAGVDGNGKKKATYPAVAGIGAAKSRLAELLRRCLKEIDVFGKNADPLRGIARIIVERAL; translated from the coding sequence GTGTCCTCGTTCGACATCCAAGATTATTTAAAAAAGCGGAGCGCCCTGATCGACCGCAGCCTGGACCGCTATCTGAAAGAATCAAAACAGCATCCCCAAACGATTCACCAGGCAATGCGCTACGGGCTGTTCTCCGGCGGGAAGCGGCTGCGCCCGATTCTGACGTTGGCCGCGGGAGAGATGTTCGGCGGTGAGCATAAGGCGCTGCTGCCTTTTGCCTGCGCGCTGGAGATGATCCACACCTATTCGATCATCCACGACGATCTTCCGGCTCTCGACGACGACGATTTTAGAAGGGGCGCGCCGGCAAGTCATAAAAAGTTCGGCGAAGGAATCGCTCTCTTGGCCGGCGACGCGCTGCTCACCGAGGCATTTGACTTGATGACCAGGCCGCGAGTCGTTCGCTCGGTCGAGCCGGGTTTAATCCTGGAGCTGATCCATGAGATCGCTCACGCCGCCGGGGTCGGCGGCATGGTCGGAGGCCAGGCGGTGGATCTCGAAGCCGAGGGCAAAGAGATAGATCTCGCCACCGTCGAGCGCATTCACGCACTGAAGACCGGGGCGTTGATCCTCACCCCGGTCCGGATCGGGGCGATCATCGCGGGGGCGAAGCCGAAAGACCTCCTCCGGGTCACCCGCTACGCGAAGTTTTTGGGCTTGGCATTTCAGATCGCGGATGACATCATGGACGTGGCCGACCACGCGGGCGTCGACGGCAACGGAAAAAAAAAGGCGACCTACCCGGCGGTGGCGGGAATCGGCGCGGCCAAGAGCCGGCTCGCCGAGCTGCTGCGCCGATGCTTGAAGGAAATCGACGTATTTGGTAAAAATGCTGACCCGCTCAGAGGAATCGCGCGCATCATTGTGGAACGAGCGTTGTAA
- the xseB gene encoding exodeoxyribonuclease VII small subunit, whose amino-acid sequence MAKKEQEKKKFEEAIEELEKVVERLESGELSLEDSLAAFEEGVGLVKFCNQKLTEVEKKIELLVKDKDGKLQLKALDEAVDEDPEDEER is encoded by the coding sequence ATGGCGAAGAAGGAACAAGAGAAGAAGAAGTTCGAAGAGGCGATCGAGGAGCTGGAGAAAGTCGTGGAGCGCCTGGAGTCGGGCGAGCTTTCCCTGGAGGACTCGCTGGCGGCCTTCGAAGAGGGCGTCGGCCTGGTTAAATTCTGCAACCAGAAATTGACCGAGGTCGAAAAGAAAATCGAGCTCCTGGTCAAAGATAAAGACGGCAAGCTCCAATTGAAGGCTCTTGACGAGGCGGTGGACGAAGATCCGGAGGACGAGGAGCGTTGA
- a CDS encoding M23 family metallopeptidase, which translates to MRSATVLAVFLWLLAGDALAGEPRLVLSLEPVEVSQGGILHIKAWGRDIAGARAILPDRDLPFVRGREGVFSAFWGVDLEHRPKVLNFAVEISTGSEEKWAKRLTAYVRAKEFPRETFSVPPASDTFDSATLKRIEKEQAILERLWKIHSAGRLWEGAFAAPVPGEISSHFGFRRVINGIARAPHTGVDLRAALGAEVVAANSGRVVLEDDFFFSGKSLVLDHGGGLYTLYFHLSEFRAEKNAQVRKGEVIGLVGMTGRVTGPHLHWGARLNGARIDPMELLTLEEGERQ; encoded by the coding sequence ATGAGATCGGCGACCGTCCTGGCCGTTTTTTTGTGGCTCCTCGCCGGCGACGCTCTTGCCGGCGAGCCCCGGTTGGTTCTTAGCCTGGAACCGGTGGAGGTTTCTCAAGGCGGGATTCTCCACATCAAGGCTTGGGGCAGGGATATCGCGGGGGCAAGAGCGATTCTACCGGATCGCGATTTGCCGTTCGTTCGCGGGCGGGAAGGGGTCTTTTCCGCTTTCTGGGGCGTCGATCTGGAGCACCGGCCTAAAGTTTTGAACTTCGCCGTGGAAATAAGCACCGGCAGCGAAGAGAAATGGGCGAAGCGGTTGACCGCTTACGTCAGAGCCAAAGAATTCCCCAGGGAAACGTTTTCCGTTCCGCCGGCTTCGGATACTTTCGATAGCGCGACGTTAAAGCGGATAGAAAAGGAACAGGCGATATTGGAACGTCTTTGGAAAATTCATAGCGCCGGCCGTCTATGGGAGGGCGCTTTCGCGGCGCCGGTGCCGGGAGAAATCAGTTCTCATTTCGGCTTCCGCCGGGTGATCAACGGCATCGCCCGGGCGCCGCACACCGGCGTGGACTTGAGGGCCGCGTTGGGCGCCGAAGTCGTGGCGGCGAACAGCGGCCGCGTCGTGCTCGAAGACGATTTTTTCTTCAGCGGCAAGAGCCTGGTGCTGGATCACGGCGGCGGACTTTACACCCTGTACTTTCATCTTTCAGAATTTCGCGCCGAGAAAAATGCCCAAGTCCGCAAAGGCGAGGTGATCGGGCTCGTCGGCATGACCGGCCGCGTCACCGGCCCGCATCTCCACTGGGGCGCGCGTCTGAACGGCGCGCGCATCGATCCGATGGAGCTGCTCACGCTCGAAGAAGGCGAGAGGCAGTAG
- the xseA gene encoding exodeoxyribonuclease VII large subunit translates to MGEGKRESDLPLFSDELGACLTVSELSQIIKGTLERGLEDVWVVGEISNFRVPPSGHLYFTLKDDKSQIGVVMFRRQGVKLAFQPEDGMEVLCFGRVSLYAARGDLQLYVEIMEPRGKGALYLAFEQLKKRLGTEGLFAAERKRPLPFLPCSIGIVTSLHGAALSDMLRILDDRFPERRVVVRPVKVQGDGAAAEIAQGIAELGGSGLVEVMIVSRGGGSLEDLWAFNEEIVARAIYAAPVPVISAVGHEVDFTIADFVADHRAPTPTAAAEMVVGRRDDLIEQVLVLGARFLRCIQSKIETERDALRSLARRLSDPRRRLSENQMLLDELSLNLWRRFQDRLVRLRQRLAHGSERLGGLSPLAVLERGYSIAHKMPEGSIVKDSAAVAVGDRLRVTFARGKALCAVEEKE, encoded by the coding sequence ATGGGAGAAGGAAAAAGGGAAAGCGACCTGCCGCTCTTCTCCGACGAGCTCGGCGCCTGTCTCACCGTCAGCGAGCTCTCTCAAATCATCAAAGGCACTCTCGAGCGCGGGCTGGAAGATGTGTGGGTGGTGGGCGAGATCTCCAATTTTCGCGTCCCGCCTTCGGGCCACCTCTACTTTACCCTCAAGGACGACAAGAGCCAGATCGGCGTCGTCATGTTCCGCCGCCAGGGAGTGAAGCTCGCGTTTCAACCCGAAGACGGCATGGAGGTGCTCTGTTTCGGCCGCGTGAGCCTCTACGCCGCGCGCGGCGACTTGCAGCTCTACGTCGAGATCATGGAGCCGAGGGGCAAGGGCGCCCTCTACCTCGCCTTCGAGCAACTGAAGAAGCGGCTGGGCACGGAGGGACTCTTCGCCGCGGAAAGAAAAAGACCGCTGCCGTTTTTACCCTGCTCGATCGGCATCGTTACCTCGCTCCACGGCGCGGCGCTCAGCGACATGCTGCGCATTCTCGACGACCGCTTTCCCGAGCGGCGGGTGGTCGTCCGGCCGGTCAAAGTACAGGGCGATGGCGCCGCCGCGGAGATTGCGCAAGGCATCGCGGAGCTTGGCGGCTCCGGGCTCGTCGAAGTCATGATCGTCAGCCGCGGCGGCGGCTCGTTGGAGGATCTCTGGGCCTTCAACGAAGAAATTGTCGCGCGGGCGATTTATGCCGCGCCGGTTCCGGTCATCTCAGCGGTCGGCCACGAGGTGGACTTCACGATCGCCGATTTCGTCGCCGATCATCGCGCGCCGACGCCGACGGCGGCGGCGGAGATGGTGGTGGGGCGGAGGGATGATCTGATCGAGCAGGTCCTCGTCCTCGGGGCCCGCTTCCTCCGCTGCATTCAAAGCAAAATCGAAACCGAGCGCGACGCGCTCAGAAGTTTGGCGCGGCGATTGAGCGATCCGCGGCGCCGGCTGAGTGAGAATCAGATGCTTCTCGACGAACTCTCGCTCAACTTGTGGCGCCGCTTTCAAGACCGGCTCGTCCGCTTGCGGCAGCGGCTGGCGCACGGCTCGGAGCGGCTCGGCGGCCTGAGTCCGCTCGCCGTCCTGGAGCGCGGCTACAGCATCGCGCACAAAATGCCCGAAGGCTCGATCGTGAAAGACAGCGCCGCGGTCGCCGTCGGCGATCGACTGCGGGTAACTTTCGCCCGCGGCAAAGCGCTCTGCGCGGTCGAAGAGAAGGAATGA